In one window of Erythrolamprus reginae isolate rEryReg1 chromosome 1, rEryReg1.hap1, whole genome shotgun sequence DNA:
- the LRR1 gene encoding leucine-rich repeat protein 1, with translation MRLPCDVVVVSRLLPSAGMRAPGRAVRGLLALGKPTGGDGGVCLLVSTARHRPGTKYQLKANIDQLFTKFVDEGKATVRLKEPAVDICLSKANVSELRTFLYAVKLAHQGTKEETLPLSKLVSPKASEVEKPKTKMTITSKKDYPLTRNFPYSLECLQASYCKLARIDMRMLCLRSLRKLDLSHNSIKQLPATIGDLVCLQELNLQDNRLESFSVALCNSTLKKSLQSLDLSQNRIKALPAVFCNLKKLIHLKLDDNNLIRLPFKIGQLSHLRFLSVARNKLPFLPSEFAKLSLESLDLFGNPFEQPKPLVPDIHLKIPLTLLEYSARATINYRIPYDCCILPYHLCDDLHMSKTCQCGQACVTCFIQITVTMNLHSVAHTVVLVDNMGGTEAPILGYFCSLTCYSQFLDRHLQSVR, from the exons ATGCGCCTCCCGTGCGACGTGGTGGTGGTGAGCCGCCTGCTGCCCTCGGCGGGGATGCGGGCCCCGGGACGCGCTGTCAGAGGTCTGCTCGCCCTGGGGAAGCCAACCGGAGGAGACGGAGGCGTCTGCCTTCTGGTCAGCACTGCTCGCCACCGCCCTGGAACCAAATACCAG TTGAAAGCGAACATAGACCAGCTTTTTACCAAGTTCGTGGATGAAGGAAAAGCCACTGTACGGCTAAAAGAACCAGCTGTGGATATTTGTCTTAGCAAG GCAAATGTCAGTGAGCTGAGGACTTTCCTTTATGCAGTGAAATTGGCTCATCAAGGCACCAAAGAGGAAACTTTACCACTTTCTAAGCTGGTGTCGCCAAAGGCCTCTGAAGTTGAAAAACCCAAAACCAAGATGACCATAACATCAAAGAAGGATTATCCTTTAACTCGGAATTTCCCCTACTCTCTGGAGTGCCTCCAAGCCTCCTACTGCAAGTTAGCCCGTATAGATATGCGTATGCTTTGCTTGAGGAGCCTTCGGAAACTGGACTTGAGCCACAATAGTATTAAACAGCTCCCAGCAACTATCGGGGACCTTGTTTGCCTTCAGGAGCTCAATCTACAGGACAATCGCTTGGAGTCATTCAGCGTGGCTTTGTGTAACTCCACTCTCAAAAAATCACTTCAATCTCTGGATCTCAGCCAGAATAGAATCAAAGCGCTGCCTGCAGTGTTTTGCAACTTGAAGAAACTCATACATTTGAAGTTAGATGATAATAATCTAATTAGATTGCCATTCAAGATCGGTCAACTGTCGCATCTCCGATTCTTATCTGTGGCTCGTAATaaactcccatttttgcccagtGAATTTGCTAAACTGTCACTTGAGAGTCTGGATTTATTTGGCAATCCTTTTGAGCAGCCGAAGCCACTTGTTCCTGATATACACTTAAAAATACCACTGACTTTACTAGAATATTCTGCAAGGGCAACCATCAATTACAG GATCCCATATGATTGCTGCATTCTTCCTTATCACCTTTGTGATGATCTTCACATGTCAAAAACTTGTCAATGTGGACAGGCTTGCGTGACCTGCTTCATTCAAATAACAGTGACTATGAATCTGCACAGTGTGGCCCACACAGTTGTTCTTGTGGACAATATGGGAGGCACAGAGGCCCCCATTCTTGGCTATTTCTGCTCTCTCACTTGCTATTCTCAGTTTCTGGATAGACATTTGCAAAGTGTGAGGTGA
- the MGAT2 gene encoding alpha-1,6-mannosyl-glycoprotein 2-beta-N-acetylglucosaminyltransferase: MRLRIYKRKVVALLLVLGAAACALVLWGGTSEGGGGSSSSSSKREEAASPPSPPLPGGRPLPPAVPSSSSSSSLPVNNGRPSNSSSLSREDPLPAGPNRTLHYRSLVYRLNFDQPIRNEARWRPGSSSPGEASVALVVQVHERAEHLRILLDSLRRAPGVEKVLLVLSHDVWSAELNALAASVDFCAVLQIFFPFSLQLYPGEFPGTDPRDCPRDLGQAAALRAGCLNAHYPDAFGHYRESSFTQTKHHWWWKLHFMWERVRALREHPGLVVFLEEDHYLAPDFYHVLQRLWALRQRECPECQVLSLGTYATVRGSFAGRADKVELKTWKSTEHNMGMVFARDTYQQLIACTDAFCTYDDYNWDWTLQHLTVGCLPHFWKVLVPEIPRIFHTGDCGMHHKKSCQPSVQSAKIDSLLKINQQYLFPETVTISKRYSMTPLSPHVKNGGWGDIRDHELCKSYRRLQ; this comes from the coding sequence ATGAGACTCCGCATCTACAAGCGCAAAGTGGTGGCGCTGCTGCTGGTCTTGGGCGCCGCCGCTTGTGCCTTAGTGCTCTGGGGAGGGACGAGCgagggcggcggcggcagcagcagcagcagcagcaaacggGAAGAAGCCGCCTctccgccgtcgccgccgctcccggGCGGTCGACCGTTGCCGCCGGCTGTtcccagcagtagcagcagcagcagccttccgGTGAACAACGGGCGGCCTTCCAATTCTTCGTCGCTCTCGAGGGAAGACCCGTTGCCGGCGGGCCCCAATCGCACCCTGCACTACCGCTCTCTGGTCTACCGCCTCAACTTCGACCAGCCCATTCGCAACGAGGCCCGCTGGCGGCCCGGCAGCAGCAGCCCCGGGGAGGCGTCCGTGGCTCTGGTGGTGCAGGTGCACGAGCGCGCCGAGCACCTCCGGATCCTGTTGGACTCGCTGCGGCGCGCGCCCGGCGTGGAGAAAGTCCTCCTCGTGCTCAGTCACGACGTGTGGTCGGCCGAGCTCAATGCGCTGGCCGCTTCCGTGGACTTCTGCGCCGTCCTGCAGATTTTCTTCCCTTTCAGCTTGCAGCTCTACCCTGGCGAGTTCCCCGGCACGGACCCGCGCGACTGTCCGCGAGACCTAGGCCAGGCGGCGGCGCTGCGCGCGGGCTGCCTCAACGCTCACTACCCCGACGCCTTCGGCCATTACCGGGAGTCGAGTTTCACTCAGACCAAGCACCACTGGTGGTGGAAGCTTCACTTCATGTGGGAGCGGGTCCGCGCTCTGAGGGAACACCCGGGCCTGGTGGTCTTCTTGGAGGAGGACCACTACCTGGCGCCTGACTTCTACCACGTCCTTCAGCGCCTCTGGGCCCTGAGGCAGCGCGAGTGCCCCGAGTGCCAGGTGCTCTCCTTGGGCACCTATGCCACTGTGCGTGGCAGCTTTGCCGGCCGGGCTGACAAGGTGGAACTGAAGACGTGGAAGTCCACGGAGCACAACATGGGCATGGTGTTTGCTAGGGACACCTACCAGCAACTCATTGCCTGCACGGATGCCTTCTGCACCTACGATGACTATAACTGGGACTGGACTCTGCAGCACTTGACCGTGGGGTGCCTTCCACATTTCTGGAAAGTGCTGGTCCCGGAGATCCCCCGAATCTTCCACACCGGCGACTGTGGCATGCACCACAAAAAATCGTGCCAACCCTCGGTTCAGAGTGCCAAAATTGACTCgctgttaaaaatcaatcaacaaTACTTATTCCCTGAAACCGTAACTATTAGCAAGCGGTACTCAATGACCCCTTTGAGCCCCCACGTCAAAAACGGGGGTTGGGGTGACATTCGGGACCACGAACTCTGTAAAAGTTACCGAAGATTACAGTGA